From Amphiura filiformis chromosome 20, Afil_fr2py, whole genome shotgun sequence, a single genomic window includes:
- the LOC140142027 gene encoding sulfotransferase 1E1-like — protein MLSGGTMANNEKCLEKWKNITVEEFTKLLAALPRIPSKPEDRERHEYHGYLFPKDMTPEVLDALKTWEVREDDVFLITFPKAGTTWMQEIVSIVLKDGNFDAIKNTHNWMRAPYMELTPVNHHSQLEQVPPSYMVVNNMASPRFIKSHLPAKLLPNQIYEKKPKIIYVTRNPKDLVVSYYHFTKYIPTIQKYETFGDCLEEFSVGRVGGGNWFTENLFWWNKRHDANVLFVKYEDMQKDLRSVVVQVCDFLQKPLSNAIIDQIVEHSSFTNMKRNPMSNPDSLKINDPNVDGKLSFMRKGKVGDWKNMLTVAQNEKFDELFRIKMAGSGLTFDFEI, from the exons ATGCTCTCTGGTGGTACCATGGCGAATAATGAAAAGTGCCTGGAAAAGTGGAAAAACATCACCGTTGAAG AATTTACCAAGCTTCTCGCAGCATTACCTCGAATCCCAAGTAAACCCGAGGACAGGGAGCGGCATGAATACCATGGCTATCTTTTCCCAAAAGACATGACACCGGAAGTGCTAGATGCACTCAAAACTTGGGAAGTCAGGGAAGATGACGTGTTTCTTATTACATTTCCAAAAGCAG GAACAACGTGGATGCAGGAGATAGTATCCATTGTGTTAAAAGATGGCAACTTTGACGCTATCAAAAACACGCATAATTGGATGAGAGCTCCGTATATGGAACTGACACCAGTCAATCACCACTCACAG ctggAGCAGGTTCCGCCTTCATACATGGTTGTCAACAACATGGCGTCTCCTAGATTTATAAAATCCCATCTACCTGCCAAACTGCTCCCAAATCAGATATATGAAAAGAAACCTAAAATCATCTATGTAACAAGGAATCCTAAAGATTTGGTAGTGTCGTACTATCACTTTACCAAGTATATACCGACAATACAGAAGTATGAAACCTTTGGAGACTGTTTGGAGGAGTTTTCTGTTGGAAGAG TTGGAGGTGGTAATTGGTTCACTGAGAATCTATTCTGGTGGAATAAGAGACACGACGCTAATGTCCTCTTTGTGAAGTATGAAGACATGCAAAAG GATCTACGGAGTGTCGTAGTGCAAGTGTGTGATTTTCTACAGAAGCCACTTTCAAACGCAATTATTGATCAAATCGTGGAACATTCGTCATTCACAAATATGAAAAGGAACCCAATGAGCAACCCAGACTCACTGAAAATTAATGACCCCAATGTTGATGGAAAGCTGTCTTTTATGAGGAAAG GTAAAGTCGGCGACTGGAAAAACATGCTCACTGTCGCTCAGAATGAAAAGTTTGATGAACTCTTCCGCATCAAAATGGCAGGATCTGGTTTAACCTTTGACTTTGAAATTTGA
- the LOC140142271 gene encoding uncharacterized protein, with amino-acid sequence METTTLKTFMDEETKRLHVVGELAPDDFDKSGKMTVWKMSRFFQSCRFAYLDQSPWFSLERFRVYVRHQKIDFLPAFSEDIDYATPLKVTIWLSFVGNTSFVWDYVVTDYITGIQLAKAKTQMVWVDAAVRGPTRVPDEFRERLVADPKPLVVRPFPSKPASYFKFKLSVASSDTDLNQHTNQAVYIRMCMDAVSAGALKGQFSFPKELVYYNPRSVAVNYVKESKMEDCLEIACWEDQSNPISVFCEITKGSEIVCQCQLEFDYDVKSKL; translated from the exons ATGGAAACTACAACTCTGAAGACGTTTATGGATGAAGAGACCAAGCGTCTTCATGTTGTTGGGGAATTAGCCCCTGATGACTTTGACAAATCTG GAAAGATGACCGTGTGGAAGATGTCAAGGTTCTTCCAAAGTTGCCGCTTCGCCTACCTCGACCAAAGTCCATGGTTCAGTCTGGAAAGGTTTCGAGTTTACGTTCGTCACCAGAAGATTGACTTCCTGCCAGCATTTTCAGAAGATATTGACTATGCTACCCCACTTAAAGTCACCATTTGGCTTAGCTTTGTGGGCAACACCTCTTTTGTATGGGACTATGTTGTTACTGATTACATCACAGGTATACAACTTGCAAAGGCTAAAACACAGATGGTATGGGTAGACGCAGCAGTCCGAGGACCAACAAGGGTTCCAGATGAATTTCGCGAGAGACTAGTAGCTGATCCAAAGCCGCTAGTTGTTCGACCATTCCCATCTAAGCCTGCTTcttattttaaattcaaattgtcTGTAGCATCAAGTGATACCGATCTTAATCAACACACAAATCAGGCAGTATACATAAGAATGTGTATGGATGCAGTCAGTGCAGGCGCCCTCAAAGGTCAATTTTCTTTCCCGAAGGAACTGGTCTACTATAATCCAAGATCGGTTGCGGTAAATTATGTGAAAGAGTCCAAAATGGAAGATTGCTTAGAAATTGCATGCTGGGAAGATCAAAGCAATCCTATCAGTGTTTTCTGTGAGATCACAAAGGGGTCAGAGATTGTTTGCCAATGTCAGCTAGAGTTTGATTATGATGTCAAATCAAAACTTTAA